The proteins below come from a single Chloroflexota bacterium genomic window:
- a CDS encoding GntR family transcriptional regulator has translation MQIRIDLLSKIPIYVQIIDQIKHMIATGTLKPGDQLPTVRQLAADLRVNFNTIARAYRMLDEEGLISTQHGRGTFILAPSSEANGEALRRQDIEWLTRRFLNEAASLDYSAEQVREIFEENIHLWQEAGSPPPEHNEEA, from the coding sequence ATGCAGATACGAATTGACCTGCTCTCCAAAATTCCAATTTACGTGCAAATCATCGATCAGATCAAACACATGATCGCAACCGGAACCTTGAAACCCGGCGACCAGCTCCCCACAGTGCGGCAATTGGCAGCCGATTTACGAGTCAACTTTAATACCATTGCAAGAGCCTATCGTATGTTAGATGAAGAAGGTCTGATCTCTACCCAGCACGGGCGCGGCACGTTCATTCTCGCACCATCAAGCGAAGCCAATGGCGAAGCCCTGCGCCGACAAGATATCGAATGGCTGACGCGGCGTTTCCTCAATGAAGCTGCAAGCCTCGATTATTCAGCCGAGCAAGTTCGCGAAATTTTCGAAGAGAATATTCATCTCTGGCAGGAGGCCGGATCGCCGCCGCCAGAGCATAATGAAGAAGCATGA